One window from the genome of Candidatus Chlorohelix allophototropha encodes:
- a CDS encoding ABC transporter permease, producing the protein MKAWRTRTEPPIKKPDGAPVPSKAVVHPNLSRHQLSLLSSWSLRVCALALAGYLTLQTEVSQWRGAFTFGFAFVGVAIGVYLTFRILSFPDLTIEGSYALGGCVTIALIRFQEGGFFGSPWVATLVATLCGALAGMATGIIHTRFKVNGILAGILVSAALYSINLRAINNQGILAANLTSTPSTILDQVTTTLLGQPDPRKLLGTLEGDFVQMGVMAAIALVIVLFINWLINTEIGFAMRATGDNENMIRALGVNTNNTKIMVLMLSNAMIALCGALVAQYQRSASVTAGQGIIVTGVAAVIIGETFLPPRTTLFALTGAVIGAIVYRFIFSGVFNLALTQAVGLRLLVTLLSVAFVSWLAYLTLNEFTPRWITITSIFVGAFVGALLSSLLYYLPIYIFNWELDKNLIVKLEAGDIQIALALLVLIALVIPSLRRNLGLRALTAH; encoded by the coding sequence GTGAAAGCATGGCGCACCCGCACTGAACCCCCCATAAAAAAACCTGATGGAGCGCCTGTTCCTTCTAAAGCTGTTGTACATCCAAACTTATCGCGCCACCAGTTAAGCTTATTAAGCAGTTGGTCGCTGCGGGTTTGCGCTCTCGCTCTTGCCGGTTACTTGACTCTCCAAACCGAAGTTTCACAATGGCGCGGCGCTTTCACCTTTGGGTTTGCTTTTGTGGGAGTGGCTATCGGTGTTTATCTCACTTTTCGGATTCTGAGTTTTCCCGACCTGACCATCGAGGGTAGTTATGCGCTGGGCGGATGCGTTACTATTGCGCTTATTCGGTTTCAGGAAGGAGGCTTTTTTGGTAGCCCTTGGGTAGCCACGCTGGTTGCGACATTATGCGGGGCGTTAGCGGGTATGGCTACCGGAATAATCCACACTCGTTTCAAGGTAAACGGTATTCTAGCCGGGATTTTGGTTTCAGCGGCTTTATACAGCATCAACCTACGCGCCATCAATAATCAGGGTATTTTAGCTGCAAATCTAACCTCTACTCCTTCCACGATTCTCGATCAGGTAACAACCACGCTGCTAGGGCAACCCGACCCACGCAAGTTGCTTGGCACATTGGAAGGCGATTTTGTGCAGATGGGCGTGATGGCGGCGATTGCGCTTGTGATTGTGCTGTTTATCAACTGGTTGATTAATACCGAAATCGGCTTTGCCATGCGCGCTACCGGGGATAATGAAAATATGATCCGGGCATTGGGGGTAAATACCAATAACACCAAAATTATGGTGCTGATGCTTTCTAACGCTATGATAGCTCTATGTGGGGCGCTTGTAGCGCAATATCAGCGTAGCGCCAGCGTAACAGCCGGGCAGGGCATTATTGTTACAGGCGTGGCGGCGGTAATCATCGGCGAAACTTTCCTGCCTCCTCGCACCACTTTATTTGCTTTGACAGGTGCGGTAATCGGCGCGATTGTATATCGCTTTATCTTCTCAGGTGTATTCAATCTCGCCCTGACTCAAGCGGTTGGCTTGCGCTTGTTGGTTACACTACTTTCCGTCGCTTTCGTTAGCTGGCTGGCTTATCTCACCTTGAATGAATTTACACCGCGCTGGATAACCATTACCAGTATCTTTGTGGGAGCTTTTGTCGGTGCGCTTTTGAGCAGCTTGTTGTATTACCTTCCAATCTATATCTTTAATTGGGAACTCGACAAAAACCTGATTGTGAAGCTGGAAGCGGGTGATATACAGATTGCGCTGGCTTTGCTGGTTTTAATCGCCCTAGTTATTCCCAGCTTGCGGCGTAATCTGGGCTTGCGAGCGTTGACGGCACACTGA
- a CDS encoding pyridoxal phosphate-dependent aminotransferase: MAVRISQKAGMFSESVIREMTRIFLARGDKPGVNLAQGFPDFPAPSAMKEAASRAIHADINQYAITWGSKSLRHAIAAKVAKFSGFHPDPEREITVACGATEAMMAAMLAVVDPGDEVIVFEPFYENYGPDAILSGAQPRFVTLHEPDWHFDEDELTAAFNNKTRAIIINTPNNPTGKVFNRAELEFIGALCQKWNVVAITDEIYEHMVYEGEHVSLATLPGMYDHTITISGLSKTYSATGWRIGWLIAPPHISSAIRKVHDFLTVGAAAPLQEGAATALAFPDSYYHDLQNMYLEKRNKMVGILEKAGFEVYKPNGAYYIMTDISRFGFPDDMTFARYLVDEIGVGSVPGSSFYRHPEFGKSKVRFTFCKKPETLDLAAELLSKLQPR; this comes from the coding sequence ATGGCTGTACGTATCTCGCAGAAAGCCGGGATGTTTTCTGAGTCGGTTATTCGGGAGATGACTCGTATTTTTCTGGCAAGGGGCGATAAGCCCGGCGTTAATTTGGCACAGGGCTTCCCGGATTTCCCCGCGCCCTCCGCGATGAAAGAGGCTGCCAGTCGCGCTATTCACGCCGATATAAACCAGTATGCCATCACATGGGGTTCTAAATCGCTGCGCCATGCGATTGCGGCAAAAGTAGCAAAGTTTAGCGGTTTTCATCCCGACCCAGAACGCGAAATAACGGTGGCATGTGGCGCAACCGAAGCGATGATGGCAGCCATGCTGGCAGTAGTTGACCCCGGCGATGAGGTTATTGTATTCGAGCCTTTCTATGAGAACTATGGTCCGGATGCGATTCTCTCCGGCGCACAACCGCGTTTCGTTACCTTGCATGAACCGGATTGGCATTTCGATGAGGATGAACTGACGGCTGCCTTTAACAATAAAACTCGCGCTATTATTATTAATACACCCAACAACCCAACCGGGAAAGTGTTCAACCGTGCCGAATTGGAATTTATCGGTGCGTTGTGCCAGAAATGGAACGTGGTGGCGATTACCGATGAAATTTACGAGCATATGGTGTACGAAGGCGAGCATGTCAGCCTTGCTACCCTACCCGGTATGTACGACCATACGATTACTATCAGCGGGCTTTCCAAAACCTATAGCGCAACCGGATGGCGTATTGGCTGGTTAATCGCGCCGCCACATATCTCATCTGCCATTCGCAAGGTTCACGACTTTCTTACAGTAGGTGCGGCTGCTCCTTTGCAGGAGGGCGCTGCTACTGCGCTGGCTTTCCCAGACAGTTATTATCATGATTTGCAAAATATGTATCTGGAAAAGCGCAACAAAATGGTTGGTATTCTGGAAAAAGCTGGTTTCGAGGTTTATAAGCCCAACGGGGCATACTACATTATGACCGACATAAGCCGCTTCGGTTTTCCCGATGATATGACTTTTGCGCGCTATTTGGTGGACGAGATTGGGGTGGGGTCAGTACCGGGCAGCAGCTTCTACCGTCACCCGGAATTTGGTAAAAGCAAAGTACGCTTTACTTTCTGTAAGAAGCCTGAAACGCTCGATCTTGCCGCCGAATTATTGAGTAAGTTGCAGCCCCGTTAA
- a CDS encoding macro domain-containing protein, whose protein sequence is MADEYVVGKTKLKIERSDIVKAGTEAIVNAANSALAGGGGVDGAIHTAAGRELYELTRPFGGCPTGSAVITASGRIPLPTRYIIHAVGPIYDEYSAGESERLLASAYLKSLELAEENQLKSVAFPSISTGVYGYPIQRAAPLVLRTVKEYLEKKGGNTTLELVLFVLYGERDLEIYRNALAKL, encoded by the coding sequence ATGGCAGATGAATATGTGGTGGGGAAAACAAAACTTAAAATTGAACGCAGCGATATTGTAAAGGCAGGCACAGAAGCCATCGTCAATGCCGCTAATTCAGCACTAGCAGGCGGTGGTGGGGTTGACGGCGCGATACATACTGCCGCAGGTCGTGAACTTTACGAATTGACGCGCCCTTTCGGCGGCTGCCCCACTGGCAGCGCGGTAATAACGGCGTCAGGGCGTATCCCTTTGCCCACCCGTTATATCATTCATGCGGTAGGTCCGATTTATGACGAATATAGTGCGGGTGAAAGCGAGCGTTTGTTGGCGAGTGCTTACCTAAAGTCGTTGGAATTGGCGGAGGAAAATCAGCTAAAGAGTGTCGCTTTTCCCTCCATTAGCACCGGCGTTTATGGATACCCCATCCAACGTGCCGCACCGCTCGTATTGCGCACCGTTAAAGAGTATTTAGAGAAAAAGGGGGGGAACACTACGCTGGAATTGGTACTATTTGTACTGTATGGCGAAAGAGATTTAGAAATCTATCGCAATGCGCTGGCAAAACTTTGA
- a CDS encoding NUDIX hydrolase, which yields MALAFYWRVLKRCASDSVFRNHLQAEAWHEFKNLLPGKLVTPRNRYVYCRESNPLIPGGRWLPPQSLAWRPAVYGLLFDQEDRVLMVRNNSLSFYWNFPGGAMGRGEMQPDALKREFMEETGLEVELGPLVDSWDDFIVMPTGQPVHGILHFYLVRVVGGILLSGGNNFDVSEVAFFDNYFEAGKTDEMLSPPALRLKSLINHARQMRRTLNYDCGYPL from the coding sequence GTGGCTCTAGCTTTTTACTGGCGAGTTCTCAAACGCTGTGCCTCAGATTCGGTATTCCGCAATCATTTACAAGCTGAGGCATGGCACGAATTTAAAAATCTGCTTCCCGGCAAACTTGTGACTCCGCGTAACAGGTATGTATATTGCCGGGAATCCAACCCACTGATACCGGGTGGGCGCTGGCTTCCACCCCAGAGCCTAGCTTGGCGACCCGCTGTCTATGGTTTGCTCTTTGACCAAGAAGACCGCGTGTTGATGGTTCGTAATAACTCCCTTAGTTTTTACTGGAATTTCCCCGGTGGCGCAATGGGTCGTGGCGAAATGCAACCCGATGCGCTCAAGCGGGAATTTATGGAAGAAACCGGGCTTGAGGTTGAGCTTGGCCCGCTTGTAGATTCTTGGGATGATTTTATAGTGATGCCTACCGGGCAACCTGTACATGGCATTTTGCATTTTTATCTGGTTCGGGTCGTAGGCGGCATTTTATTATCTGGCGGCAACAATTTTGACGTGAGTGAAGTAGCTTTCTTTGATAATTATTTTGAAGCGGGTAAGACCGATGAAATGCTCTCTCCACCCGCTCTTCGCCTGAAAAGTCTTATCAATCATGCTCGTCAAATGCGCCGCACCCTCAACTACGATTGTGGTTATCCGCTCTAA
- a CDS encoding MFS transporter, protein MSKLFKRPEHGKVQAAALEKVPNLKPTPPKTTKRDFKGSTRANFKFLDYIWISLMWLGISYLWGSVNGVILPNLNSRYIAEDIKGTMLGIITALGMVVAIVVQPAAGALSDVNQHLWGRRRPYMLVGGISVVLVLIIMAAMVVFFGNWWMLLLFYLLLQFSDNVVQGAYQGIIPDCVPPSRRGRASGAMGIAQILGNVSGLAVATLFIDLGRIELALLLIALVVIVTLVSTFTTIREEPLRRTHESTSNFKIILKVLHELRNYPDFIRFIVSRLCVLTALATLTIFALYYLQDVMGKREGTLTESYTLLGVVIITCSLLSIMPAVWLGDQIGRKRLIIIACGIGATGMVLLATATDMTQVMLYGSLIGIATGSFNSLDWALATDLIPQESAGRFMGISNLAGAGSQALAALLGGGMRDGFNAIGTHLFNLPHLGYTALFLMGTCFFLLGIFFLRGVKDPAKSKVS, encoded by the coding sequence ATGTCGAAACTGTTCAAGCGCCCCGAACATGGTAAGGTGCAGGCTGCTGCTCTGGAAAAAGTCCCCAATCTAAAACCCACCCCTCCTAAAACCACAAAAAGAGACTTTAAAGGTAGCACCCGCGCAAATTTCAAATTTCTTGATTACATCTGGATTAGCCTGATGTGGTTAGGCATCAGTTATCTCTGGGGTAGTGTGAATGGCGTTATATTACCGAACCTTAATAGCCGTTATATAGCTGAAGATATTAAAGGTACGATGCTTGGCATTATCACCGCTCTGGGTATGGTGGTGGCAATAGTAGTGCAACCTGCCGCCGGAGCTTTGAGCGATGTAAATCAGCACTTATGGGGCAGACGTCGTCCTTATATGCTGGTGGGCGGAATCTCGGTAGTGCTGGTGCTTATTATAATGGCAGCAATGGTGGTTTTCTTCGGTAACTGGTGGATGCTATTGCTCTTTTACCTTTTGTTGCAGTTTTCTGATAATGTGGTGCAAGGTGCTTACCAAGGTATTATTCCGGATTGTGTGCCGCCTTCGCGACGTGGTAGAGCCAGTGGCGCAATGGGAATTGCGCAAATTCTGGGTAATGTAAGTGGATTGGCAGTAGCAACCCTATTTATTGATTTGGGTAGGATTGAACTTGCCTTGCTGCTTATAGCCCTAGTTGTTATTGTGACGCTGGTTTCGACCTTCACTACAATTCGGGAAGAACCCTTGCGCAGGACTCATGAATCTACCAGTAACTTTAAGATAATTTTGAAAGTGCTCCATGAGTTGCGTAACTATCCTGATTTTATTAGGTTTATTGTTTCCCGACTGTGTGTGCTGACGGCGCTGGCAACTCTCACTATTTTTGCACTCTACTACCTTCAAGACGTTATGGGTAAGCGCGAAGGTACTTTGACCGAATCTTATACTTTGCTAGGTGTGGTGATAATCACATGCAGCTTGCTTTCTATTATGCCTGCTGTTTGGCTTGGCGATCAGATAGGACGCAAGCGGTTGATTATTATTGCTTGCGGCATCGGTGCGACAGGCATGGTATTATTAGCAACGGCAACCGATATGACTCAGGTGATGCTATACGGTAGTTTGATCGGGATTGCTACCGGTTCATTCAACAGCCTAGATTGGGCACTGGCAACCGACCTGATTCCGCAAGAATCGGCAGGACGCTTTATGGGTATTTCCAATCTAGCGGGTGCAGGTTCTCAGGCGCTTGCCGCTCTTTTGGGAGGGGGAATGCGGGATGGCTTTAATGCAATTGGCACGCATTTATTCAATTTGCCGCACCTAGGGTACACTGCACTGTTTTTGATGGGCACTTGCTTCTTTTTACTTGGGATTTTCTTCTTAAGAGGAGTAAAAGACCCGGCAAAATCAAAAGTAAGCTGA
- a CDS encoding pyridoxal phosphate-dependent aminotransferase produces the protein MKELASRPQQTKRSGIREIMEMAVKTPGCIRLEIGEPNFPTPEHIVEAANKAAREGHTKYTQFAGYPVLREAILQKVLKLNNYRDITADNVVVTPGSTPGLMGIFMALVNPGDEVLVPDPGWPIYANQVTLVGGKPTFYPTRAENDFVPKLDEIEAVITPKTKAIVLCNPSNPTGAVYSSQVVQGIVELARKHDLYVISDEVYEELIFEGAPTTAALFDPERVIGVYSFSKTYSMTGWRVGYVVAQQPFIGLLARSLEPMLSCTAAPNQMAALTALTGSQDCVAEMRESYRHRRDLVCDILKQRGLYQYKPSGAFYVMLDISTTLLDSYDVARTLVTEHKVSCAPGATFGPESGGFLRVSLATAEDALVEGVTRICNFIDSHRF, from the coding sequence ATGAAAGAACTTGCATCAAGACCACAACAGACGAAACGGAGCGGTATCCGCGAGATTATGGAAATGGCGGTAAAAACGCCCGGTTGTATCCGTCTTGAAATCGGCGAACCCAATTTTCCAACTCCTGAGCATATTGTAGAGGCTGCCAATAAAGCCGCCCGCGAGGGGCATACTAAATATACTCAATTTGCCGGATATCCCGTCTTACGCGAAGCTATTTTGCAAAAAGTTCTAAAACTCAATAATTACCGAGATATTACTGCTGATAATGTGGTGGTAACGCCCGGTTCTACTCCGGGATTAATGGGAATCTTTATGGCGTTGGTTAACCCCGGTGATGAAGTATTAGTGCCTGATCCCGGGTGGCCTATATATGCCAATCAGGTGACCTTGGTGGGCGGCAAGCCAACTTTTTACCCCACCCGCGCTGAAAACGATTTTGTACCGAAACTGGACGAAATAGAAGCAGTGATTACGCCCAAAACAAAGGCGATTGTGCTTTGCAATCCCAGCAATCCCACCGGAGCGGTTTATTCCAGCCAAGTAGTGCAGGGGATAGTGGAACTTGCCCGTAAGCATGACCTCTATGTTATTTCTGACGAAGTTTACGAAGAATTGATTTTTGAAGGTGCTCCTACTACGGCAGCCCTGTTTGACCCGGAACGTGTTATTGGGGTTTACAGCTTCAGCAAAACCTACAGCATGACCGGTTGGCGGGTAGGTTATGTGGTGGCGCAGCAACCCTTTATCGGTTTGTTGGCGCGTAGTCTTGAGCCGATGCTAAGTTGTACCGCAGCACCCAACCAAATGGCGGCTCTAACTGCTTTAACCGGTTCGCAGGATTGTGTAGCGGAAATGCGCGAGAGCTACCGCCACCGCCGCGATCTGGTATGTGATATTTTAAAGCAACGCGGTTTGTACCAATACAAGCCTAGCGGCGCTTTTTATGTAATGCTTGATATTAGCACAACTTTACTTGATAGCTATGATGTGGCTCGCACTCTAGTTACTGAGCACAAGGTTTCGTGTGCGCCGGGTGCAACATTTGGTCCCGAGTCAGGTGGTTTCTTGCGTGTTTCGCTAGCTACTGCTGAGGACGCACTGGTAGAAGGTGTCACCCGTATTTGCAACTTCATCGACTCGCACCGATTTTAG
- a CDS encoding ABC transporter substrate-binding protein produces MRKFASFNLRRVSLFLALSLALVTFLAACGDNTATSVPATTTAAATTAAATTAGAATTAGATTAGATTASAATTAGATTASVVTTASATTAVAATTGAGGAAKSVACTAPTAAATNGKTYKIAIAVQAPIPALSNAIKGTKEGLATCGFIEGKNVTYSLGDANGDIPSLKTIGDKFRDEKPDLIVAVGTQALVNMYNTNPNTPIVFNATTNPYVALKDVVKTPTDHGNVTGVQALAPIKEALEYAKVVAPNAKNIGLVWTTSEQNSAVNTDIAKQEAPGLGLTIVEAPISKREEVQQAAQSIADKVDVFFSTTDVSVVDQLEALVQVAIAKKKPVISNDPSSGPRGVALAYGIDYYNNGVSSAKLASRILNGEAASKVDIEKEKDFGLVVNLEGAQLMGVKLPDAILSKASVKYDKITPNK; encoded by the coding sequence TTGAGAAAATTCGCTAGTTTTAACCTACGCCGGGTTTCTTTATTCTTGGCGTTGAGTCTTGCGCTGGTCACTTTTTTAGCGGCTTGCGGTGATAATACCGCTACATCTGTACCCGCAACTACTACCGCTGCTGCTACCACTGCAGCTGCGACAACAGCGGGCGCTGCTACTACCGCAGGCGCAACCACCGCTGGTGCGACAACAGCGAGTGCAGCCACTACCGCAGGCGCTACTACAGCCAGTGTAGTCACTACCGCAAGCGCAACCACTGCCGTTGCTGCTACTACCGGAGCAGGTGGTGCTGCCAAGAGCGTGGCTTGCACCGCGCCAACCGCTGCTGCTACCAATGGCAAGACTTACAAAATAGCCATTGCAGTGCAAGCGCCCATTCCCGCGCTTTCCAACGCTATTAAAGGTACTAAAGAGGGCTTGGCTACTTGCGGTTTTATTGAAGGTAAGAACGTAACCTACAGTTTGGGTGATGCTAACGGCGATATCCCCAGCTTGAAAACCATCGGTGACAAGTTCCGCGATGAAAAACCCGACCTGATTGTGGCGGTAGGTACACAGGCGTTGGTTAATATGTACAATACCAACCCTAACACTCCGATTGTTTTCAATGCTACTACTAACCCTTACGTGGCATTGAAGGATGTGGTAAAAACCCCTACCGACCATGGCAATGTGACAGGCGTGCAGGCGCTTGCTCCGATTAAGGAAGCGCTTGAATATGCAAAGGTAGTAGCGCCAAATGCCAAGAATATTGGTCTGGTCTGGACTACTAGCGAGCAGAATAGCGCGGTTAATACCGATATTGCCAAGCAAGAAGCACCGGGTCTTGGTTTGACCATTGTTGAAGCGCCTATCAGCAAGCGTGAGGAAGTGCAACAAGCCGCCCAATCAATTGCCGATAAGGTGGATGTATTCTTCAGCACTACCGACGTATCGGTGGTAGATCAATTGGAAGCATTGGTGCAGGTGGCAATTGCCAAGAAGAAGCCCGTTATTTCCAATGATCCCTCCTCAGGTCCGCGTGGGGTTGCGCTGGCTTATGGCATTGACTACTATAACAACGGCGTTTCTTCCGCTAAACTGGCTTCACGCATTCTAAACGGCGAAGCTGCCAGCAAAGTAGATATTGAAAAGGAAAAGGATTTCGGTTTGGTAGTAAATCTTGAGGGCGCTCAGTTGATGGGTGTCAAATTGCCCGATGCTATTCTGAGCAAAGCTTCGGTCAAATACGACAAGATTACGCCTAACAAATAG
- a CDS encoding VOC family protein, which translates to MRFFGRKKQNKATSQSSLSKAYSRLHEPRITGIFWLGLKANDVLGEATFLERTLGLRFVDEGNTALGHHIIFNCGPVLLELVEGRVTWAHLPKPRRGSPDVALIPGFQVDDLAAIYANLNEREVPITQMFDQGWVSNLLFFDPERNIWQVSETRNSAPIGSSGFEHLGVLWLAVADLEAQLRFYRDLLGLPLVDLGGGVRPITERAEKVWQENGSKPELQQESENSGMGAVFFSEGTRLALSPGGIKPDEHRARVWGKDTPFQIGFRATGLKELAHIFSARGVSFSGPHEDSDIGIWISITDPEGNISRVIEPPPHSLYLR; encoded by the coding sequence TTGAGGTTTTTTGGAAGAAAAAAACAGAATAAAGCTACTTCTCAGTCTTCACTCTCCAAAGCTTACTCACGCTTACATGAACCACGTATTACCGGGATTTTCTGGCTGGGCTTGAAAGCTAACGATGTGTTAGGCGAAGCCACCTTTCTGGAACGTACTCTAGGATTACGCTTTGTTGATGAAGGCAATACTGCTCTGGGACATCATATTATTTTTAACTGTGGTCCGGTGCTGCTTGAACTTGTAGAAGGGCGGGTTACATGGGCGCATTTGCCCAAACCGCGCCGGGGTAGCCCTGATGTAGCGTTAATACCGGGCTTTCAGGTGGACGACTTAGCGGCAATCTACGCCAATTTAAATGAGCGCGAAGTCCCAATCACTCAGATGTTTGATCAGGGTTGGGTATCAAATCTGCTTTTTTTTGACCCTGAGCGTAATATCTGGCAGGTTTCTGAAACTCGCAACTCTGCGCCGATAGGATCAAGCGGTTTTGAACATTTAGGGGTACTATGGTTAGCGGTAGCCGATCTTGAGGCACAACTACGCTTTTATCGTGACTTGCTGGGTTTGCCTCTGGTTGACCTTGGTGGTGGGGTTCGTCCTATAACTGAGCGCGCCGAAAAGGTATGGCAGGAAAATGGTTCAAAGCCTGAGCTACAACAGGAGTCAGAAAATTCTGGTATGGGCGCAGTTTTTTTTAGTGAGGGTACGCGCTTGGCGCTTTCACCCGGAGGTATCAAGCCTGACGAGCATCGGGCGCGAGTGTGGGGTAAGGATACTCCTTTTCAGATAGGATTTCGGGCAACCGGATTAAAGGAATTGGCGCACATTTTCTCTGCTAGAGGCGTTTCCTTCAGCGGCCCACATGAAGACTCTGATATCGGCATTTGGATTTCCATTACTGATCCAGAAGGCAATATATCAAGGGTTATAGAGCCACCGCCTCACTCGCTTTATTTGCGTTGA
- a CDS encoding acyl-CoA thioesterase: MKNTIELRVDLGDTDARGVVFYPNYFRWFDRATHELLRAVGLTHSQLLEHYGLAQPVVECGCHFIRPLRYDDIVHIESEVVDLKEKTFKLEHHLFKEGVLVGSGYELRIWIKMEDPDDVGKLKSISIPEEMAKLLKAK, encoded by the coding sequence ATGAAAAATACGATTGAATTGAGGGTCGATCTTGGTGATACGGATGCTCGTGGGGTAGTGTTTTACCCCAACTATTTCCGCTGGTTTGACCGGGCAACTCATGAATTACTGAGAGCAGTTGGTCTTACCCATAGCCAATTGTTAGAACATTATGGGTTGGCACAACCTGTCGTCGAATGTGGTTGCCACTTCATCCGACCTTTGCGTTATGATGATATTGTACATATCGAATCTGAGGTAGTTGATCTTAAGGAAAAGACCTTCAAGCTGGAACATCATCTTTTCAAAGAGGGTGTGCTGGTAGGAAGTGGTTATGAATTGCGCATCTGGATAAAAATGGAAGACCCCGATGATGTCGGTAAACTTAAATCTATTTCGATTCCTGAAGAGATGGCTAAACTTCTCAAGGCAAAATAA
- a CDS encoding ABC transporter ATP-binding protein has product MLELNSIHKTFNPGDVNEIKALRGIDLTLEVGEFVTVIGSNGAGKSTLLNSVAGVFQPDEGKIYIDNTDVTRWAEHHRARLVGRVFQDPLRGTAASMSIEQNMAIALLRGKRRGLGQGLRRKDRPVFREHLALLGLGLEDRLQSKVGLLSGGQRQSLTLLMATLTKPRVLLLDEHIAALDPATAEQVLQLTNKLVRDYHLTTLMVTHNMSQALSMGTRTLMMHQGQIILDLRGEERARLTVTDLINKFTELRGKGKLDDSIVDDELLLS; this is encoded by the coding sequence ATGTTAGAACTTAACTCAATTCACAAAACTTTTAACCCCGGTGATGTTAACGAAATCAAAGCCCTTCGCGGTATTGATCTGACTCTGGAGGTTGGCGAGTTCGTGACCGTTATTGGTAGCAATGGGGCGGGTAAATCCACCCTGCTAAATTCGGTGGCAGGCGTTTTCCAACCAGATGAGGGGAAGATTTATATAGATAATACCGATGTCACTCGCTGGGCAGAACATCACCGCGCTCGGTTAGTCGGACGGGTATTTCAAGACCCGTTACGTGGCACTGCCGCCTCAATGTCCATAGAACAGAACATGGCGATTGCGTTGCTGCGAGGCAAACGGCGGGGGTTGGGGCAAGGGCTACGGCGCAAGGATCGCCCTGTTTTTCGGGAACATTTGGCATTGCTGGGTTTGGGCTTAGAAGATCGTTTGCAAAGCAAGGTCGGTTTGCTTTCAGGTGGGCAACGCCAATCGCTTACCCTTTTGATGGCGACTCTTACCAAGCCCCGCGTATTGTTGTTGGATGAGCATATAGCCGCACTTGACCCTGCTACCGCCGAACAGGTGCTTCAGTTAACTAACAAGCTGGTACGTGACTATCATTTAACTACTTTAATGGTGACTCATAATATGAGCCAGGCGCTTTCGATGGGAACTCGGACGCTGATGATGCATCAGGGGCAGATAATTTTAGATTTGAGAGGTGAAGAGCGCGCCCGTCTTACCGTTACCGACCTGATTAATAAATTTACGGAGCTACGCGGAAAGGGCAAGCTGGATGACTCTATAGTAGATGATGAATTGTTGTTAAGTTAG